In a genomic window of Rhodovulum sp. P5:
- a CDS encoding aminotransferase class I/II-fold pyridoxal phosphate-dependent enzyme encodes MNLQGESVHLPSIRDYYSAIQLRSDRWSALREAAEGLVRHGPDSRKGKKFQTTARDLLDALALIEAYWAFPGAANFAHLRRLLDHGNCEDLLVAVRRVARALTSGTYRRRTIPLTSEDGEQDDTEDEASLSPEARALGRPYFEVLIVDEVNEHQERFLRHSLQRMRRPEDPFIYEPVVVPSLEDALIGILFNYNVQAVVVRPGLTLKSKNELPILSQYLKRVGDAEHVDEIEPYEYGPEACRLIAKIRPELDAYLITDRSAEEIAGLDLGRCRRVFYNQEDFLELHLNILRGVGRRYKTPFFTALKEYSKQPTGVFHAMPISRGKSISRSHWIQDMGAFYGPNIFLAETSATSGGLDSLLEPKGPIKEAQDMAARAFGAKHTYFATNGTSTCNKIVVQALVKPGDIVLVDRDCHKSHHYGMVLAGADVVYMDSYPLHQYSMYGAVPLREIKHHLLKLKAAGKLDKVRMVLLTNCTFDGVVYNVQRVMEECLAIKKDLIFLWDEAWFAFARFEPTYRKRTAMDVANTLRETLRTPETAEAWEAQQAELEGADEATLLNTRLVPPPDARVRAYATQSTHKTLTSLRQGSMIHVNDQDFKGEVEQSFHEAFMTHTSTSPNYQIIASLDVGRRQVELEGFEFVQRQVESAMAIRRAVSTHPLLEKYFKVLTVADIIPEEYRAATSTHYYDPKQGWTDKSAMWQDDEFVLDPTRITLTVGGTGWDGDTFKTKILMDKYGIQINKTSRNTVLFMTNIGTTRSSIAYLIEVLVEIANDLDDLLDDASKMEKRSFQNRVSALVEHVPPLPDFSCFHEAFRAGTDTPEGDIRSAYFLAYDEDNCDYLPLDDTLMKRLEEGEELVSTSFIIPYPPGFPILVPGQVISPEILAFMRALDVSEIHGYRADLGLRVFTKAALEAVMADKN; translated from the coding sequence ATGAACCTGCAGGGAGAAAGCGTGCACCTGCCGTCGATCCGCGACTATTACAGCGCGATCCAACTCCGATCCGACCGGTGGAGCGCGCTGCGCGAGGCGGCAGAGGGGCTTGTGCGGCACGGCCCCGACAGTCGCAAGGGCAAGAAATTCCAGACAACGGCGCGCGATCTTCTCGATGCGCTCGCCCTGATCGAGGCCTACTGGGCCTTTCCGGGGGCGGCGAATTTCGCGCATCTGCGCCGTCTGCTCGACCACGGCAATTGCGAGGATCTTTTGGTCGCCGTCCGGCGTGTGGCGCGCGCTTTGACCTCCGGCACCTACCGTCGGCGGACGATCCCGTTGACCTCGGAAGACGGTGAGCAGGACGACACCGAGGACGAAGCCTCGCTGTCGCCGGAGGCGCGGGCCCTTGGACGACCCTATTTCGAGGTTCTGATCGTCGACGAGGTCAACGAGCATCAGGAGCGGTTCCTGCGTCACAGTCTGCAGCGCATGAGGCGCCCGGAAGACCCGTTCATCTACGAACCCGTGGTCGTTCCCTCGCTTGAGGATGCGCTGATCGGGATCCTCTTCAACTACAATGTGCAGGCGGTCGTGGTCCGCCCGGGCCTGACACTCAAATCGAAGAATGAACTGCCGATCCTCAGCCAATATCTCAAGCGCGTGGGCGATGCGGAACATGTGGATGAGATCGAGCCCTACGAATATGGGCCTGAGGCATGCAGGCTGATTGCCAAGATCCGACCGGAACTCGATGCGTATCTGATCACCGACCGTTCGGCAGAGGAAATCGCGGGGCTCGATCTCGGCCGCTGCCGACGGGTGTTCTATAATCAGGAGGACTTTCTCGAACTCCACCTCAACATTCTGCGGGGGGTGGGACGACGCTACAAGACGCCGTTCTTCACGGCACTGAAAGAGTATTCCAAGCAGCCCACCGGCGTGTTCCACGCCATGCCGATCAGCCGCGGCAAGTCGATTTCGCGCTCGCACTGGATTCAGGACATGGGGGCCTTCTACGGGCCGAACATCTTTCTTGCTGAAACCTCGGCGACCTCGGGCGGGCTCGACAGCCTGCTGGAGCCCAAGGGGCCGATCAAGGAAGCGCAGGACATGGCGGCCCGCGCATTCGGCGCCAAACATACCTATTTCGCGACCAACGGAACCTCAACCTGCAACAAGATCGTGGTGCAGGCGCTGGTCAAGCCCGGCGACATCGTTCTGGTGGATCGCGACTGTCACAAGTCGCACCATTACGGGATGGTTCTGGCTGGCGCGGATGTCGTCTATATGGACAGCTACCCGCTGCACCAATATTCGATGTACGGCGCGGTGCCGCTGCGCGAGATCAAGCATCACCTGCTGAAACTCAAGGCCGCTGGCAAACTCGACAAGGTGCGCATGGTTCTGCTGACCAACTGCACGTTCGACGGGGTCGTTTACAACGTGCAGCGGGTGATGGAAGAATGCCTCGCCATCAAGAAGGACCTGATCTTCCTGTGGGACGAGGCGTGGTTTGCCTTCGCCCGGTTCGAACCGACCTACCGCAAACGCACGGCGATGGACGTGGCCAACACCCTGCGCGAAACGCTGCGCACGCCCGAGACGGCCGAGGCTTGGGAGGCGCAGCAGGCCGAACTGGAAGGGGCGGATGAGGCGACCCTTCTGAATACGCGGCTGGTGCCGCCGCCCGACGCGCGGGTGCGCGCCTACGCCACGCAATCGACGCACAAGACGCTGACGTCCTTGCGGCAGGGGTCGATGATCCATGTCAACGATCAGGACTTCAAGGGCGAGGTGGAGCAGAGCTTCCACGAGGCCTTCATGACCCACACCTCGACATCGCCGAACTACCAGATCATTGCCTCTTTGGATGTCGGGCGGCGGCAGGTCGAACTTGAAGGTTTCGAGTTCGTGCAGCGGCAGGTGGAAAGCGCGATGGCGATCCGCCGTGCGGTATCGACCCATCCCCTGCTGGAAAAGTACTTCAAGGTCCTGACGGTGGCCGACATCATTCCCGAGGAATACCGCGCCGCGACATCGACCCATTATTACGACCCCAAGCAGGGTTGGACCGACAAATCGGCGATGTGGCAGGATGATGAATTCGTGCTGGACCCGACGCGGATCACGCTGACCGTGGGCGGAACGGGCTGGGACGGCGACACGTTCAAGACCAAGATCCTGATGGACAAATACGGGATCCAGATCAACAAGACGTCCCGCAACACCGTCCTGTTCATGACCAATATCGGCACAACGCGGTCCTCTATCGCCTATCTCATCGAGGTTCTGGTCGAGATTGCGAACGACCTTGACGATCTGCTGGACGATGCCTCCAAGATGGAAAAGAGGTCGTTCCAGAACCGCGTATCGGCCTTGGTGGAACATGTTCCGCCGCTGCCCGATTTCAGTTGTTTCCACGAGGCGTTCCGCGCCGGAACGGATACACCCGAAGGCGATATTCGAAGCGCCTATTTCCTCGCCTATGACGAGGACAATTGCGATTACCTGCCACTGGACGATACCTTGATGAAACGGCTCGAAGAGGGGGAGGAACTGGTGTCGACCAGCTTCATCATCCCCTATCCGCCCGGTTTTCCGATCCTCGTGCCCGGGCAGGTGATCAGCCCCGAGATCCTCGCATTCATGCGCGCACTCGATGTCAGCGAGATCCACGGCTACCGCGCCGATCTGGGCCTGCGCGTATTCACGAAAGCGGCCCTTGAGGCTGTCATGGCAGACAAGAACTGA
- a CDS encoding carbon-nitrogen hydrolase family protein, with amino-acid sequence MTPFAIAGVQMHVAALHSNVEAMRHRIDVLMARFPWTQMVLFSELAPFGPLDRYAQPFPNDALQQFQDDARRFGIWLIPGSMFERRDDGQVYNTSVVINPDGDIVAKYSKMFPFRPYEAGIAAGTEFCVFDVPQIGRFGLSICYDIWFPETTRQLTSQGVEVLLHPVLTGTTDRDAELAIARATAAQFQCYVFDVNGLAAGGVGRSLVVDPAATVLHQAAGQEDMFPIEVDLDQVRRQRETGIKGLGQVLKSFRDRDVDFPVYDRASGSDAYLHTLGPLETPRQGSARGLKASDPRTALGYEEWPEVSPHNFSVFQGKTGSE; translated from the coding sequence ATGACACCATTTGCGATTGCCGGCGTGCAGATGCATGTCGCGGCGCTTCACTCGAATGTCGAGGCAATGCGCCACCGGATCGACGTGCTGATGGCGCGGTTCCCGTGGACCCAGATGGTGCTGTTTTCCGAACTTGCCCCTTTCGGTCCGCTTGACCGCTATGCACAGCCTTTCCCCAATGATGCGCTGCAGCAGTTTCAGGACGACGCCCGTCGGTTCGGCATCTGGCTGATCCCCGGGTCGATGTTCGAACGCCGGGATGACGGGCAGGTGTACAACACCTCCGTCGTGATCAACCCAGACGGCGACATCGTGGCGAAATACTCCAAGATGTTCCCGTTCCGGCCCTACGAGGCGGGGATTGCAGCGGGCACCGAATTTTGCGTGTTCGACGTGCCCCAGATCGGTCGTTTCGGCCTGTCGATCTGTTACGATATCTGGTTCCCTGAAACCACGCGGCAGTTGACCAGCCAGGGGGTAGAGGTGCTGCTGCACCCCGTGCTGACCGGGACGACGGACCGGGATGCGGAACTTGCCATCGCGCGGGCGACGGCGGCGCAGTTCCAGTGCTACGTGTTCGACGTGAACGGGCTGGCGGCAGGCGGTGTTGGGCGGTCGCTTGTGGTCGATCCCGCGGCGACGGTGCTGCACCAGGCCGCCGGGCAGGAAGACATGTTCCCGATCGAGGTCGATCTCGATCAGGTTCGCCGTCAGCGAGAGACCGGGATCAAGGGCCTTGGCCAGGTCCTGAAAAGCTTCCGCGACCGCGATGTCGATTTTCCCGTCTATGATCGCGCAAGCGGATCGGATGCCTATCTGCACACGCTTGGGCCGTTAGAGACGCCGCGACAAGGATCGGCGCGGGGGCTGAAGGCATCCGATCCGCGCACGGCGCTGGGCTATGAGGAATGGCCCGAAGTGTCGCCGCATAATTTCTCGGTCTTTCAGGGCAAAACCGGGTCGGAGTGA
- a CDS encoding universal stress protein translates to MFDSILLPIDLNHPESWEKALPMARRLCGASGMLHILGIVHDLGSPMIASYLPADFEAKALQAMKADLDAFIIRELGKDAHATAHVGHGHVPEHILSAAKELNADVIVMASEPPDELRNFLVGSNADKVVRHADRPVMVVR, encoded by the coding sequence ATGTTCGACAGTATCCTCCTGCCTATCGACCTCAATCATCCGGAAAGCTGGGAAAAGGCCCTGCCCATGGCGCGACGTCTGTGCGGCGCGTCGGGCATGCTGCACATTCTTGGGATCGTCCACGACCTGGGATCGCCGATGATCGCGTCCTACCTTCCGGCGGATTTCGAGGCAAAAGCCCTGCAGGCGATGAAGGCCGACCTCGACGCCTTCATCATCCGCGAATTGGGAAAGGATGCGCATGCCACCGCCCATGTCGGCCACGGCCATGTGCCCGAACACATCCTGTCGGCGGCCAAGGAGTTGAACGCCGACGTGATCGTCATGGCATCCGAACCGCCTGACGAGTTGCGCAACTTCCTTGTCGGATCGAATGCCGACAAGGTTGTCCGCCACGCTGATCGGCCGGTCATGGTGGTGCGTTGA
- a CDS encoding TRAP transporter permease, whose translation MAEEDKQLEAAAGRGGLSQSELDDLVASSDTGGRVPSAGIARLIMVVAIIWSLFQLWIASPLPFQLGFGVFNDTEARSFHLAFALFLAFLAYPAARTPVQLALGLGVPILLTVLFIYGAKPGTPVWWVPIVGVSMVAAILAGSPKDRIPPWEWALGILGAAASLYLYVFYDGIATRVGAPILQDYVVAAIGLMILLEATRRALGPALMIVATVFLAYTFLGPMMPGIIAHKGNSLGEVVNHQWITTEGVFGIALGVSTSFVFLFVLFGSLLDKAGAGNYFIQVAFSLMGHMRGGPAKAAVVSSAMTGLISGSSIANVVTTGTFTIPLMKRVGFSAEKAGAVEVASSVNGQIMPPVMGAAAFLMVEYVGIPYFDVVKHAFVPAVISYIALVYIVHLEAMKANMQGLPRAYEPKPLVAWLLSLAFTIAVICGLSFAVYYGMGWMRPAFGDAAGYIVFGLLVLAYLALLFVACREERLKMEDPNAPVTKLPLPGPTIRSGLHFLLPVVVLVWALMVDRLSPGLSAFWAAAFMVFILVTQRPLEAIFRGEGKLGSAVATGVRELIEGLESGARNMIGIGIATATAGIIVGAVSQTGVGSALADVVEVLSGGNIMAILALTAVLSLILGMGLPTTANYIVVSALLAPVIVTLGQQNGLIVPLIAVHLFVFYFGIMADVTPPVGLASFAAAAVSGGDPIRTGVVAFFYSLRTAALPFLFIFNTDLLLINVGWGQGIFVFIIATVAMLLFAAATQGWFLARNRIHETVMLLLVAFTLFRPGYWMDMIAPPFETVPPAQIEQAMAEAQPGDDLRLTVSGLNMVGDPVTFTALLSVPEGETGGDRLLAAGVEYVDRDGKTIIDNVAYGSPAQEAGLDWDQEIVEVLAPVWQPTKYLMYIPALLVLALVVWMQRRRVPAQSPAAA comes from the coding sequence ATGGCAGAGGAAGACAAGCAACTCGAAGCGGCGGCCGGGCGCGGCGGCCTAAGCCAGTCGGAACTGGACGACCTGGTCGCATCCTCAGACACCGGGGGACGCGTCCCTTCGGCGGGGATCGCACGGCTGATCATGGTTGTGGCGATCATCTGGTCGCTGTTCCAGCTCTGGATCGCCTCTCCCTTGCCCTTCCAGTTGGGCTTCGGTGTTTTCAACGATACGGAGGCGAGGTCTTTCCACCTCGCCTTTGCGCTGTTTCTTGCCTTCCTTGCCTATCCCGCCGCGCGCACGCCGGTTCAACTGGCGCTGGGGCTTGGCGTGCCGATATTGCTGACGGTCCTGTTCATTTATGGGGCCAAGCCCGGCACACCGGTCTGGTGGGTGCCCATCGTCGGTGTCAGCATGGTCGCGGCAATCCTTGCCGGGTCTCCGAAGGACAGGATACCGCCTTGGGAATGGGCGCTGGGGATCCTCGGCGCGGCCGCCTCGCTATATCTCTACGTCTTCTATGACGGCATCGCGACACGGGTCGGTGCACCGATCCTGCAAGATTATGTCGTTGCGGCCATCGGCCTGATGATCCTGCTGGAGGCTACGCGCCGGGCGCTGGGCCCGGCGCTGATGATCGTGGCCACCGTGTTCCTCGCCTATACCTTCCTTGGGCCGATGATGCCCGGGATCATCGCCCACAAGGGCAATTCGCTGGGCGAAGTCGTGAACCATCAATGGATCACGACCGAGGGCGTTTTCGGCATCGCTCTGGGCGTCTCGACCTCGTTCGTGTTCCTCTTCGTGCTCTTCGGGTCGCTCCTGGATAAGGCCGGGGCGGGCAACTACTTCATCCAGGTGGCGTTCTCGCTGATGGGCCACATGCGTGGCGGACCGGCCAAGGCCGCGGTTGTCTCCTCGGCGATGACCGGTTTGATTTCCGGCTCTTCCATCGCGAACGTGGTGACCACCGGCACCTTCACCATTCCGCTTATGAAACGTGTGGGCTTTTCGGCCGAAAAGGCCGGCGCGGTCGAGGTGGCATCCTCGGTCAACGGGCAGATCATGCCGCCGGTGATGGGGGCCGCGGCCTTCCTGATGGTCGAATATGTGGGCATCCCCTATTTCGACGTGGTCAAGCACGCCTTCGTCCCGGCCGTGATCAGCTATATCGCGCTGGTCTATATCGTTCATCTGGAGGCGATGAAGGCCAACATGCAGGGCCTGCCCCGGGCATATGAGCCCAAACCGCTGGTCGCCTGGCTGTTGTCGCTGGCGTTCACCATCGCGGTGATCTGTGGGCTGTCCTTCGCGGTCTATTACGGCATGGGCTGGATGCGACCGGCCTTTGGCGACGCGGCGGGATATATCGTGTTCGGCCTGCTGGTTCTGGCCTATTTGGCGCTGCTTTTCGTCGCCTGCCGTGAGGAACGGCTCAAGATGGAGGACCCGAATGCGCCGGTGACGAAACTGCCGCTGCCGGGGCCGACGATCCGCTCCGGCCTGCACTTCCTGTTGCCGGTGGTGGTTCTGGTCTGGGCTCTGATGGTGGACCGGCTGTCCCCCGGCCTGTCGGCCTTCTGGGCGGCGGCCTTCATGGTCTTCATCCTGGTGACGCAGCGTCCGCTGGAGGCAATATTCCGTGGCGAGGGCAAACTTGGTTCGGCGGTCGCAACAGGTGTGCGCGAGCTGATCGAGGGGCTGGAATCCGGTGCGCGCAACATGATCGGCATCGGCATCGCCACGGCGACAGCCGGTATCATCGTCGGCGCAGTCAGCCAGACCGGCGTCGGCTCGGCTCTGGCCGATGTGGTCGAGGTGCTGTCGGGCGGCAACATCATGGCCATTCTTGCGCTGACTGCTGTCTTGTCGCTGATCCTGGGGATGGGTTTGCCGACCACGGCGAACTATATCGTAGTCTCGGCGCTCTTGGCGCCGGTCATCGTGACCCTTGGTCAGCAGAACGGGCTGATCGTGCCGCTGATCGCGGTGCACCTGTTCGTGTTCTACTTCGGGATCATGGCGGATGTGACGCCCCCCGTGGGGCTGGCCTCCTTTGCGGCTGCGGCGGTGTCCGGGGGCGATCCGATCCGCACCGGGGTCGTGGCGTTCTTCTATTCGCTTCGGACGGCGGCGCTGCCCTTCCTGTTCATCTTCAATACCGACCTTCTGCTGATCAATGTTGGTTGGGGGCAGGGGATCTTCGTCTTCATTATTGCCACTGTTGCGATGCTTCTGTTCGCGGCGGCGACACAGGGTTGGTTCCTTGCACGCAACCGCATCCACGAGACGGTGATGCTTTTGCTTGTCGCTTTCACCCTGTTCCGTCCGGGTTACTGGATGGACATGATCGCGCCGCCGTTCGAAACGGTGCCACCCGCGCAGATCGAACAGGCGATGGCAGAGGCACAGCCCGGTGACGATCTGCGCCTGACGGTCAGCGGGTTGAACATGGTGGGCGATCCGGTCACCTTCACCGCGCTCCTGTCCGTGCCCGAGGGGGAGACCGGCGGCGATCGCCTGTTGGCCGCGGGTGTCGAGTATGTCGACAGGGACGGCAAGACGATCATCGACAACGTGGCCTATGGCAGTCCGGCGCAAGAGGCCGGGCTCGACTGGGATCAGGAAATCGTCGAGGTTCTGGCCCCGGTCTGGCAGCCCACGAAATACCTGATGTACATTCCGGCGCTTCTGGTTCTGGCGCTGGTTGTCTGGATGCAGCGGCGGCGCGTCCCTGCACAGTCGCCGGCTGCGGCCTGA
- a CDS encoding TAXI family TRAP transporter solute-binding subunit, which translates to MKPLKLATLGASMALFATAATAQERFITIGTGGQTGVYFVVGQSICRLVNRNTAQTGLKCTAPSTGGSIANINAIAAGDMDMGVAQSDWQYHAYNGTSQFEGKQFDKLRAVFSVHGEPFTVVARADSGVTTFDDLFGKRVNVGNPGSGQRATMDVVLKAMGKSEDDFALASELKPAEQSAALGDNKVDAIIYTVGHPNGSIQEATSTVDALLVPVTGEAIDTLVADNPFYAKAVIPGGMYKGTPEDVDTFGVKATFVTSSDVPDDVVYEVVKAVFDNFERFKGLHPAFANLKEEEMISAGLSAPLHPGAEKYYRERGWIE; encoded by the coding sequence ATGAAACCACTCAAGCTTGCGACGCTGGGCGCGTCGATGGCGCTTTTCGCAACCGCGGCCACGGCGCAGGAACGCTTCATCACCATCGGCACCGGTGGCCAGACGGGCGTGTACTTCGTGGTCGGTCAGTCGATCTGCCGGCTGGTGAACCGCAACACCGCCCAGACGGGCCTGAAATGCACCGCGCCGTCCACGGGCGGGTCGATCGCCAACATCAACGCGATTGCGGCGGGCGACATGGATATGGGCGTGGCCCAGTCCGACTGGCAGTACCACGCCTATAACGGCACGTCGCAGTTCGAGGGCAAGCAATTTGACAAGCTGCGCGCCGTCTTCTCGGTGCATGGCGAGCCCTTCACCGTGGTCGCCCGCGCCGATTCCGGCGTTACGACCTTTGACGATCTGTTCGGCAAGCGTGTGAATGTCGGCAACCCGGGTTCCGGCCAGCGGGCCACCATGGATGTCGTGCTGAAGGCCATGGGCAAGTCCGAAGATGACTTTGCGCTGGCCTCCGAACTGAAACCCGCCGAACAGTCTGCCGCCTTGGGCGACAACAAGGTGGATGCGATCATCTACACCGTGGGCCATCCCAACGGGTCCATCCAGGAGGCGACCTCGACCGTGGATGCGCTGCTGGTGCCCGTGACGGGTGAGGCCATCGACACGCTGGTTGCAGACAACCCGTTCTACGCCAAGGCCGTGATCCCGGGCGGCATGTACAAGGGCACCCCAGAAGATGTCGACACGTTCGGCGTCAAGGCGACGTTCGTGACCTCCTCCGACGTGCCCGATGACGTGGTCTATGAGGTCGTCAAGGCCGTGTTCGACAACTTCGAGCGCTTCAAGGGCCTGCACCCGGCCTTCGCCAACCTCAAGGAAGAAGAGATGATCTCGGCCGGTCTGAGCGCACCGCTGCATCCGGGCGCCGAGAAATACTATCGCGAGCGCGGCTGGATCGAGTGA